TTATATAATTCTCTTTCGTGCCCGTGCCCCTTCATTATAAAAAGATGCATCAGAGGACAAAGTAAAATAATTAACCAAGGCCAATAATCAAGGCTATCGGTATCAGGCAACACAAAGCCATCATTAATAGATGATTTTGTTTTAGTCTTTGCCAAATGTTTTTTATCATATTCCTT
This genomic stretch from Patescibacteria group bacterium harbors:
- a CDS encoding DUF2933 domain-containing protein; translated protein: MNLKEYDKKHLAKTKTKSSINDGFVLPDTDSLDYWPWLIILLCPLMHLFIMKGHGHERELYKCPECGLEYKEKEWAEKCEAWCRKNKSCNLEITKHAIKNESRTEN